The following proteins are encoded in a genomic region of Montipora foliosa isolate CH-2021 chromosome 8, ASM3666993v2, whole genome shotgun sequence:
- the LOC137967550 gene encoding chromosome partition protein Smc-like has product MAETVMPKLDQVLKKLQKLEDQIQSVDEKISSLQGKVESFEVFKKETETKIKGLEDGLNFANAERESFKKNFQEIQSQVHLLRDEKLYMEVYQRRENLGFFGIKEEKDVNENTREVLVDFLKTELGVEDADNIEFHRVHRVGKRTSSVGKPRQIIARFLRYPDREEVMSKAKKLKGKYLGISPDLPKEILERRKKKMHRFKKAKEEGKTVYFSRAEPDKLFIDGVQI; this is encoded by the coding sequence ATGGCGGAGACGGTAATGCCAAAACTAGACCAAGTGTTAAAAAAGCTACAAAAATTAGAAGATCAAATTCAATCAGTGGACGAGAAAATAAGTAGCCTTCAAGGTAAGGTCGAAAGTTTCGAGGTGTTTAAGAAGGAGACAGAAACGAAGATTAAAGGGCTTGAAGACGGTTTGAACTTCGCTAATGCAGAAAGAGAGTCGTTCAAGaagaattttcaagaaatacagAGTCAAGTTCACCTTCTCAGAGACGAGAAACTGTATATGGAGGTTTATCAGCGGCGTGAGAATCTTGGTTTCTTTggaattaaagaagaaaaagatgtaAACGAAAACACGAGGGAggttttggttgattttttaaaaaccgAACTCGGCGTGGAAGATGCTGATAATATAGAATTTCACAGGGTACACCGAGTTGGGAAGCGGACTTCCTCTGTTGGAAAGCCTAGACAAATAATTGCGCGTTTTTTAAGATACCCTGATCGTGAGGAGGTCATGTCAAAGGCAAAGAAATTGAAAGGTAAATATCTTGGAATCTCACCGGACCTTCCAAAAGAAATTCTAGAGCGTAGAAAGAAGAAGATGCATCGTTTtaaaaaggcaaaagaagaGGGTAAGACCGTCTATTTTAGTAGGGCGGAGCCTGATAAGTTGTTTATTGACGGTGTTCAAATATAA